The following are encoded together in the Pseudoalteromonas ruthenica genome:
- the ald gene encoding alanine dehydrogenase: MIIGVPKEIKNHEYRVGMIPASARELINHGHEVIVETNAGLGIGFTDEDYIEVGAKILPNAADVFAQAEMIIKVKEPQAVERAMLRQDQILFTYLHLAPDLPQTEDLVKSGAICIAYETVTDAKGGLPLLAPMSEVAGRMSIQAGAQALEKSKQGLGMLLGGVPGVEPAKVVVIGGGMVGRNAAQMAVGLGADVTILDRNVDVLRSLNAQFGSLAKVVYSTADALEKHVLDADLVIGGVLIPGAAAPKLVTAEHIKAMKPGAAIVDVAIDQGGCIATSKPTTHDEPTYIVDDVVHYCVANMPGAVPRTSTFALNNATLPYIIKLANKGYKQALLEDEHFLEGLNVIKGKVTYKEVAEAFDMEYLDPRTAVESL, encoded by the coding sequence ATGATTATTGGTGTACCAAAAGAGATAAAAAACCATGAGTACCGTGTTGGTATGATCCCAGCCAGCGCGCGCGAACTTATCAACCATGGTCACGAAGTCATTGTTGAAACGAATGCTGGTTTAGGCATTGGTTTTACTGACGAAGATTACATCGAAGTAGGCGCAAAAATCTTACCAAATGCGGCAGATGTGTTCGCCCAAGCAGAGATGATCATCAAAGTAAAAGAGCCGCAAGCTGTTGAGCGTGCGATGCTACGCCAAGATCAAATCTTATTTACTTACCTTCACCTAGCGCCAGATTTACCACAAACTGAAGACCTAGTGAAAAGCGGCGCTATCTGTATCGCATACGAGACCGTAACCGATGCTAAAGGCGGTTTACCGCTACTTGCGCCAATGTCAGAAGTGGCGGGTCGTATGTCTATCCAAGCCGGTGCTCAGGCACTTGAAAAGTCTAAGCAAGGCCTTGGCATGTTGCTTGGTGGCGTACCGGGTGTTGAGCCTGCTAAAGTTGTGGTTATTGGCGGTGGTATGGTTGGCCGTAACGCAGCCCAAATGGCTGTCGGCCTAGGCGCTGATGTGACCATTTTAGACCGTAACGTTGACGTACTACGTAGCCTTAACGCTCAGTTTGGTTCACTTGCAAAAGTAGTGTATTCAACTGCCGACGCGCTAGAGAAGCACGTATTGGATGCCGACTTAGTGATTGGTGGCGTACTTATCCCAGGTGCTGCAGCACCTAAGCTTGTGACTGCTGAGCACATCAAAGCAATGAAACCTGGTGCCGCAATTGTTGACGTAGCTATCGACCAAGGTGGCTGTATTGCGACTTCGAAGCCTACCACTCATGACGAGCCAACATACATTGTTGATGACGTAGTTCACTACTGCGTAGCGAATATGCCAGGTGCAGTACCACGTACATCAACTTTCGCGCTTAACAACGCGACATTGCCGTACATCATCAAGCTGGCAAACAAAGGCTACAAGCAAGCACTTCTTGAAGACGAGCACTTCCTAGAAGGCCTTAACGTCATCAAAGGTAAAGTAACTTATAAAGAAGTTGCTGAAGCATTTGATATGGAATACCTTGACCCACGCACTGCGGTTGAGAGCCTATAA
- the lrp gene encoding leucine-responsive transcriptional regulator Lrp → MYTQLDRIDRKILVELQRDGRISNVELAKRIGLSATPCLERVKKLEREGYIRGYKAVVDPAKLGQALLVYVEVTITKTSPDVFDEFNQAVKKHDEIVECHLVSGNFDFLLKTRVTDMSEYRQVLGDILLKLPNISESRTYVVMEEVKGEEALIIRPQVP, encoded by the coding sequence ATGTATACACAACTAGACCGCATCGACCGTAAAATTTTAGTCGAATTGCAACGGGATGGCCGTATTTCCAACGTTGAATTGGCAAAACGAATTGGCCTTAGTGCGACCCCTTGTTTGGAACGCGTGAAAAAACTTGAGCGTGAAGGGTATATTCGTGGTTACAAAGCGGTGGTCGACCCCGCCAAGCTCGGTCAGGCGCTGCTGGTGTATGTGGAAGTGACCATTACCAAAACATCTCCCGATGTGTTTGACGAATTTAACCAAGCGGTAAAAAAGCACGATGAGATTGTGGAATGCCACTTAGTATCAGGGAATTTCGACTTTTTGCTGAAAACACGAGTGACCGATATGTCTGAGTATCGTCAGGTGCTTGGCGATATTTTGCTGAAGCTACCCAATATCAGCGAAAGCCGTACTTATGTGGTCATGGAAGAAGTAAAGGGTGAAGAGGCATTAATTATCCGTCCACAAGTTCCTTAA
- a CDS encoding P-loop ATPase, Sll1717 family gives MLKNIDSFGNVEAEEDAVLDFFVSMSITENIETGNSFLVLGRKGSGKTALFRYFTEGAHATRSTGLNLNGYPWKVHETIKDEGVEDVESYVASWKYLIAVELAKLVIKSANRPQMTEVVEIKKFLTDNYGTDKPTIKNIFSLKKLNLSGDLEPQIFGCKIGKISLQRSDRMRLGHELNALTDKILSHVAKISNAADINALSLHFDELDRGITVLSESRKEMIIGLVLAAKETNKLLRECSLNMKSVIYLRTDIWEQLKFSDKNKISQTNSDTIEWDDDTLLGLMNKRIKVKLGHEHSWNTIDDGRRIKRQPKWKHIIDRSFLRPRDVISFMNLLLEVVKKSDESTVDVFENPHVVDARPKYSQYLKHELDDEIATHWGDWESCLQTLSKLGREYFRADEYQKAYDEVQQGKSPKYDAQASLEELYNFGIIGYEARSGYGGSGWKTKFANPELGWDGNAVRFKVHLGLKEFMKLKEDRS, from the coding sequence TTGTTAAAAAATATAGATAGCTTCGGTAATGTTGAAGCAGAAGAAGATGCAGTATTAGATTTTTTTGTATCGATGAGCATAACTGAAAACATTGAAACAGGTAATAGCTTCTTAGTATTAGGACGTAAAGGGTCAGGAAAAACTGCGTTATTTCGCTATTTCACTGAAGGTGCTCATGCGACTCGTTCAACAGGCTTAAACTTAAACGGCTACCCTTGGAAAGTTCATGAAACAATAAAGGATGAAGGCGTTGAAGACGTGGAATCTTATGTCGCATCATGGAAGTATCTCATTGCGGTTGAGTTAGCAAAACTAGTGATAAAGTCAGCCAATCGCCCGCAAATGACTGAAGTAGTAGAGATTAAAAAGTTTCTTACTGACAATTATGGAACTGACAAACCAACTATAAAAAACATTTTTTCACTCAAGAAACTTAATCTTTCTGGTGATTTAGAGCCTCAAATTTTTGGTTGTAAAATTGGTAAAATATCCTTACAGCGAAGTGACAGAATGAGACTTGGCCATGAGTTGAATGCGCTTACTGATAAAATTTTGTCCCACGTAGCTAAGATCTCCAATGCCGCAGATATTAACGCCTTATCCCTTCATTTTGATGAGCTAGACCGTGGTATTACCGTACTAAGTGAATCAAGAAAAGAGATGATTATCGGTTTAGTTCTTGCTGCGAAAGAGACTAATAAGCTTCTGCGTGAATGTAGCTTGAATATGAAGAGCGTTATTTATTTACGTACCGATATTTGGGAGCAACTTAAGTTTTCGGACAAAAACAAAATCTCCCAAACAAATTCAGACACAATTGAATGGGATGACGATACACTTCTTGGCCTCATGAATAAACGAATTAAGGTTAAATTAGGTCACGAACACAGTTGGAATACGATTGATGACGGAAGGCGTATTAAACGACAACCTAAATGGAAGCACATCATTGACCGTTCTTTCTTAAGACCACGTGATGTTATTTCGTTTATGAACTTACTACTTGAGGTAGTCAAGAAAAGTGATGAGAGTACGGTTGATGTCTTTGAAAACCCACATGTAGTAGATGCTAGGCCAAAATATTCACAATATCTAAAGCATGAGTTAGATGATGAAATTGCAACGCATTGGGGTGACTGGGAGTCTTGTCTACAAACGCTTTCTAAACTGGGTCGAGAGTATTTTAGGGCTGATGAGTATCAAAAGGCATATGATGAAGTACAACAAGGAAAGTCGCCAAAGTATGATGCACAAGCATCACTAGAAGAGTTATATAATTTTGGCATCATTGGTTACGAAGCTCGCTCTGGTTATGGTGGTTCCGGTTGGAAAACTAAGTTTGCGAACCCTGAACTAGGTTGGGATGGCAACGCTGTTCGCTTTAAAGTACACCTAGGCCTTAAGGAGTTTATGAAACTTAAAGAAGACCGCTCTTAA